The Amycolatopsis sp. DG1A-15b genome window below encodes:
- a CDS encoding pyridoxal phosphate-dependent aminotransferase — translation MADLGAFAGPALRAGVPPFHVMDVLSAAGARQRSHGDLVSLAAGQPSAPAPKPVLEAARQALQDSTLGYTEQLGIPELREAVAGHYRRRYDVDVQAHDVVLTTGSSGGFLLAFLSAFDPGAKVAMARPGYPAYRNLLSVLGCEVVEFATTAATNFQPTVALLDELGPIDGLIVASPGNPTGTVLPPGELAAITGWCSSHGVQLISDEIYHGISYGAELDCAWQYGREPIVLGSFSKYFAMTGWRLGWMLAPQRLHRAIDVLTGNFTICPPAVSQYAALAAFTPEAYAEADAHVEHYRANRDRLFAGLQRIGLDKLAPADGAFYAYADVSAYTDDSLSWCQRLLADTGLAITPGVDFDPVDGGKYVRFSFAGSAGDIDEGVRRLGAWLARGNPE, via the coding sequence ATGGCCGACCTCGGAGCTTTCGCCGGGCCCGCGCTGCGGGCCGGCGTGCCGCCCTTCCACGTCATGGACGTCCTCTCCGCGGCCGGGGCCCGGCAGCGCAGCCACGGCGATCTCGTGTCGCTCGCGGCCGGGCAGCCGTCCGCGCCCGCGCCGAAACCCGTGCTCGAGGCCGCGCGGCAGGCTCTGCAGGACAGCACCCTCGGCTACACCGAGCAGCTCGGGATCCCCGAGCTGCGCGAGGCCGTCGCCGGGCACTACCGGCGGCGGTACGACGTCGACGTCCAGGCGCACGACGTCGTCCTGACCACCGGCTCCTCGGGTGGCTTCCTGCTCGCCTTCCTGAGCGCCTTCGACCCCGGCGCGAAGGTCGCCATGGCGCGGCCCGGCTACCCGGCCTACCGGAACCTGCTCTCGGTCCTGGGCTGCGAGGTCGTCGAGTTCGCCACCACCGCGGCGACGAACTTCCAGCCGACCGTCGCCCTCCTCGACGAGCTCGGCCCGATCGACGGCCTGATCGTCGCCAGCCCGGGCAACCCGACCGGCACCGTGCTGCCGCCCGGGGAACTCGCCGCCATCACCGGCTGGTGCTCGTCGCACGGCGTGCAGCTGATCAGCGACGAGATCTACCACGGCATCTCCTACGGCGCCGAGCTCGACTGCGCGTGGCAGTACGGCCGCGAGCCGATCGTGCTCGGCAGCTTCTCGAAGTACTTCGCGATGACCGGCTGGCGGCTCGGCTGGATGCTCGCCCCGCAGCGGCTGCACCGCGCGATCGACGTCCTGACCGGCAACTTCACCATCTGCCCGCCCGCGGTTTCGCAGTACGCGGCCCTCGCCGCCTTCACACCCGAGGCGTACGCGGAAGCTGACGCGCACGTCGAGCACTACCGCGCCAACCGCGATCGCCTCTTCGCCGGCCTGCAGCGCATCGGCCTCGACAAGCTCGCTCCCGCCGACGGCGCCTTCTACGCGTACGCCGACGTCAGCGCCTACACCGATGACAGCCTGAGCTGGTGCCAGCGGCTGCTCGCCGACACCGGGCTCGCGATCACCCCCGGCGTCGACTTCGACCCGGTCGACGGCGGGAAGTACGTCCGGTTCTCCTTCGCCGGCAGCGCCGGGGACATCGACGAAGGGGTCCGGCGCCTGGGGGCCTGGCTGGCCAGGGGGAACCCTGAATAA
- a CDS encoding ESX secretion-associated protein EspG: MSLVLSALEFDVLWESFDLPRRHVALDVPSEGATRAERLELVESAWASLSERRLARNRRASGELADLLHLLARPQFGIDVWVWAEREIRGRAVSLRSQAVLAVVDDGEVWLIPATEDGLAEAAVSVAGDLGPGIGQTVSLPYDVVKSADAATKGDAKALVTALEDRGIPLFQAQELSGMLLGQEARGQFGAERTSRDGVVHRADRVVAFFDTDAGRYLFQVGRDGDGREWATVTPADNALLATRIRELVAEA; the protein is encoded by the coding sequence GTGTCGCTCGTCCTGTCGGCCCTCGAGTTCGACGTGCTCTGGGAGTCCTTCGACCTGCCCCGTCGGCACGTCGCGCTGGACGTGCCGAGCGAAGGAGCCACCCGCGCCGAACGGCTCGAGCTGGTGGAGTCGGCGTGGGCGTCGCTGAGCGAGCGGCGCCTGGCCCGCAACCGGCGGGCGTCCGGCGAGCTGGCCGACCTGCTGCACCTGCTGGCGCGCCCGCAGTTCGGGATCGACGTGTGGGTGTGGGCGGAACGCGAGATCCGCGGCCGCGCGGTCAGCCTGCGCAGCCAGGCGGTGCTGGCGGTGGTGGACGACGGCGAGGTCTGGCTGATCCCGGCCACCGAGGACGGCCTGGCGGAAGCGGCGGTCTCGGTGGCGGGTGACCTGGGGCCGGGCATCGGCCAGACGGTCAGCCTGCCCTACGACGTCGTGAAGTCCGCCGACGCGGCCACGAAGGGTGACGCGAAGGCGCTGGTCACCGCGCTGGAGGACCGCGGGATTCCGCTGTTCCAGGCCCAGGAGCTCTCGGGCATGCTGCTGGGCCAGGAGGCCCGCGGCCAGTTCGGCGCGGAACGCACCTCGCGCGACGGCGTGGTGCACCGGGCGGACCGGGTGGTGGCGTTCTTCGACACGGACGCGGGCCGCTACCTGTTCCAGGTGGGCCGCGACGGTGACGGCCGCGAGTGGGCCACCGTCACCCCGGCGGACAACGCCCTGCTGGCCACGCGGATCCGCGAACTGGTGGCGGAGGCCTGA
- a CDS encoding DUF3558 domain-containing protein — MLATAALAGCSAGTEGTPYPVETAATAASQSAKAAQLPQRPADLSLQGVDLCAIFPQVQLDALKITSLPRPAPEQDGPTCVFDADGAEPVHSYHVRAVPADLDQWITGARKKNSMTTEPKTVGGYPALTNYRAAGDPVDCETLVGVAKGHTLAVQTFAITRGRLTQPQLCDMSAHAADLALQTLKARN; from the coding sequence GTGCTCGCGACGGCGGCGCTCGCCGGCTGTTCCGCGGGCACCGAGGGCACGCCGTACCCGGTCGAGACCGCCGCGACGGCCGCGTCGCAGAGCGCCAAGGCCGCCCAGCTGCCGCAGCGCCCGGCCGACCTGTCGCTGCAGGGCGTCGATCTGTGCGCGATCTTCCCCCAGGTGCAGCTGGACGCGCTGAAGATCACCAGCCTCCCGCGCCCGGCTCCGGAGCAGGACGGCCCGACCTGCGTGTTCGACGCCGACGGCGCCGAGCCGGTGCACTCCTACCACGTGCGTGCGGTGCCGGCGGACCTCGACCAGTGGATCACCGGGGCGCGCAAGAAGAACAGCATGACCACCGAGCCGAAGACCGTCGGTGGTTACCCGGCGCTGACGAACTACCGCGCGGCCGGCGACCCGGTCGACTGCGAGACGCTCGTCGGCGTCGCGAAGGGGCATACGCTGGCCGTCCAGACCTTCGCCATCACCCGCGGCCGGCTCACGCAGCCGCAGCTGTGCGACATGTCGGCGCACGCCGCCGACCTGGCGCTGCAGACCCTGAAAGCACGCAACTAG
- the purD gene encoding phosphoribosylamine--glycine ligase yields the protein MRVLVIGSGAREHALVLAASGDPAVTALACAPGNAGTAAVAEQLGVEAADPEAVAGLAKSWQADLVVVGPEVPLVAGVADAVRKAGIACFGPSAAAARIEGSKAFAKDVMSAANVPTARCEVVDNPARLDAALARFGPTWVVKDDGLAAGKGVVVTPDIDVARKHAIMLLDGGHPVLLESFLDGPEASLFCFVDGNTVVPLLPAQDFKRVGDDDAGPNTGGMGAYAPLPWAPENLVDELVETVVQPVADELVNRGAPFSGLLYAGLALTSDGPQVIEFNCRFGDPETQVVLALLRTPIAGLMHATATGKLAEHPPLEWAGGAAVTVVIAADGYPGKPRTGDVITGAELEGVLHAGTRRRDDGAVVSSGGRVLSVVGTGKTLKSARKHAYETVEKVHLAGSHHRTDIALKAANGEVGAPAAKQRA from the coding sequence GTGCGCGTACTGGTAATCGGCTCCGGCGCCCGAGAGCATGCACTCGTCCTCGCGGCGTCCGGTGATCCCGCTGTCACGGCCCTGGCCTGCGCGCCCGGCAACGCCGGGACCGCCGCGGTCGCCGAGCAGCTCGGCGTCGAAGCCGCCGATCCCGAAGCGGTCGCCGGGCTCGCCAAGAGCTGGCAGGCCGACCTCGTCGTGGTCGGGCCCGAGGTGCCGCTCGTCGCCGGCGTCGCCGACGCTGTCCGCAAGGCCGGCATCGCCTGCTTCGGCCCCTCGGCCGCCGCCGCCCGGATCGAAGGGTCGAAGGCCTTCGCCAAGGACGTCATGTCCGCCGCGAACGTGCCGACCGCGCGCTGCGAGGTCGTCGACAACCCGGCCCGCCTCGACGCCGCGCTCGCCCGCTTCGGCCCCACCTGGGTGGTCAAGGACGACGGCCTGGCCGCCGGCAAGGGCGTCGTCGTCACGCCGGACATCGACGTCGCGCGCAAGCACGCCATCATGCTGCTCGACGGCGGCCACCCGGTCCTCCTCGAGTCCTTTTTGGACGGCCCGGAGGCGTCGCTGTTCTGCTTCGTCGACGGCAACACCGTCGTCCCGCTGCTGCCCGCGCAGGACTTCAAGCGCGTCGGCGACGACGACGCCGGCCCCAACACCGGCGGCATGGGTGCCTACGCGCCGCTGCCCTGGGCGCCCGAGAACCTGGTCGACGAGCTGGTCGAGACGGTCGTCCAGCCGGTCGCCGACGAGCTGGTGAACCGCGGTGCGCCGTTCTCCGGCCTGCTCTACGCCGGCCTCGCGCTGACCTCCGACGGGCCGCAGGTCATCGAGTTCAACTGCCGGTTCGGCGACCCCGAGACGCAGGTCGTGCTGGCGCTGCTGCGCACGCCGATCGCCGGGCTCATGCACGCCACCGCCACCGGCAAGCTCGCCGAGCACCCGCCGCTGGAGTGGGCGGGCGGCGCCGCGGTCACCGTCGTGATCGCCGCCGACGGCTACCCCGGCAAGCCGCGCACCGGCGACGTCATCACCGGGGCCGAGCTGGAAGGCGTCCTGCACGCCGGCACCCGTCGCCGGGACGACGGCGCCGTCGTCTCCTCCGGCGGCCGCGTGCTGTCGGTGGTCGGCACCGGCAAGACGCTCAAGTCGGCGCGCAAGCACGCGTACGAGACGGTCGAAAAGGTCCACCTCGCGGGCTCCCACCACCGCACGGACATCGCGCTGAAGGCGGCGAACGGCGAGGTCGGCGCCCCGGCGGCGAAACAGCGCGCCTGA
- a CDS encoding glycerophosphodiester phosphodiesterase has product MKRNRVGVLALAGLALLSVTGVAAGSAGAAESGSADAAAHGRGHHDPVIIGHRGAPGYRPEHTLASYELAYRMGVDWVDVDLVPTKDGQLVARHEPEVGGTTDVAQHPEFADRKKTVVLDGVTTTGWFTQDFTLAELKTLRAVERIPQNRPHNTLYNGRYRIASFQEVLDLTQRLGRELHRTLGTYPEVKHSTFFQSIGNPTEPKLVAILKRNGLDRPDAPAIIQSFEVSNLIALHKQLRTPLLQLTSATGAPADFVANGDKRTYADLVTPQGLRDVAKYAKYLGPDKAQIIPRDKNDNLGTPTALVADAHRAGLKVQPYTFRNENPFLPANLRSSAEPDAYGDVFTEEAAFFKAGVDGFFADQPDTALESLHAFLGR; this is encoded by the coding sequence ATGAAACGCAACCGTGTGGGTGTACTGGCGCTGGCCGGGCTGGCGTTGCTGAGTGTCACCGGAGTCGCGGCCGGGTCGGCCGGTGCGGCCGAAAGCGGGTCCGCCGATGCGGCGGCGCACGGGCGGGGCCACCATGACCCCGTGATCATCGGACACCGCGGCGCGCCCGGGTACCGGCCGGAGCACACCCTCGCCTCCTACGAGCTCGCCTACCGGATGGGCGTCGACTGGGTCGACGTCGACCTCGTGCCCACCAAGGACGGTCAGCTCGTCGCCCGGCACGAACCCGAGGTCGGCGGCACCACGGACGTCGCCCAGCACCCGGAGTTCGCGGACCGGAAGAAGACCGTCGTGCTGGACGGGGTCACCACGACCGGGTGGTTCACCCAGGACTTCACGCTGGCCGAGCTGAAGACGCTGCGCGCGGTCGAGCGGATCCCGCAGAACCGGCCGCACAACACGCTGTACAACGGCCGCTACCGGATCGCCTCCTTCCAGGAGGTCCTCGACCTGACCCAGCGCCTCGGCCGCGAGCTGCACCGGACGCTGGGCACCTACCCCGAGGTCAAGCACTCGACGTTCTTCCAGTCCATCGGCAACCCGACCGAGCCGAAGCTGGTCGCGATCCTCAAGCGCAACGGCCTCGACCGGCCGGACGCGCCGGCGATCATCCAGTCGTTCGAGGTGTCGAACCTGATCGCGCTGCACAAGCAGCTCCGGACGCCGCTGCTGCAGCTGACCTCGGCGACCGGCGCCCCGGCGGACTTCGTCGCGAACGGCGACAAGCGGACGTACGCGGACCTCGTGACACCGCAGGGCCTGCGCGACGTCGCGAAGTACGCGAAGTACCTCGGGCCGGACAAGGCGCAGATCATCCCGCGGGACAAGAACGACAACCTGGGCACGCCCACCGCGCTCGTCGCGGACGCGCACCGGGCGGGCCTGAAGGTGCAGCCGTACACGTTCCGGAACGAGAACCCGTTCCTGCCCGCGAACCTGCGCTCGTCGGCCGAGCCGGACGCCTACGGTGACGTCTTCACCGAGGAGGCGGCGTTCTTCAAGGCCGGCGTCGACGGCTTCTTCGCCGACCAGCCGGACACCGCGCTGGAGTCGCTGCACGCGTTCCTGGGCCGGTAA
- a CDS encoding serine hydrolase domain-containing protein: protein MKVPLAALAEEHGFSGVVLVTRGEETLVERAFGYAHLGYGVENTVDTRFAIASGVKGLTALVVVGLVAEGRLALSTTAREVLGDDLPLIDDRVTVEHLLTHTSGIGDYCDEEADPPPPPTPLLATSADYLAALDGYPQVSAPGTEFRYHNGAFAVLGLIAERIAGIPFADLVRTRVTEPAGMTDTAFLRSDALPARTATGYLEDGRTNVFSLPVVGFADGGIYSTAPDFRKFWPAFLDGRIVPREWVDRMLRPHPDGYGLGFWLPRPGVVHLNGGDHGVTFWSTHEPGSGLTATLISNNHRGGGPLLGWLDEFFTKA from the coding sequence ATGAAGGTGCCCCTCGCGGCGTTGGCGGAAGAACACGGCTTCTCCGGCGTCGTGCTGGTGACCCGCGGCGAGGAGACGCTCGTCGAGCGGGCGTTCGGGTACGCGCACCTCGGTTACGGCGTCGAGAACACCGTCGACACCCGGTTCGCGATCGCCAGCGGCGTCAAAGGGCTCACCGCGCTCGTCGTCGTCGGGCTGGTGGCCGAGGGACGGCTGGCGCTTTCGACGACCGCGCGCGAAGTCCTCGGCGACGACCTGCCGCTGATCGACGACCGCGTGACGGTCGAGCACCTGCTGACGCACACCTCGGGCATCGGCGACTACTGCGACGAAGAAGCGGATCCACCGCCACCACCGACCCCACTCCTCGCCACCTCGGCCGACTACCTCGCCGCGCTCGACGGGTATCCCCAGGTTTCCGCGCCCGGCACGGAGTTCCGCTACCACAACGGCGCGTTCGCGGTCCTCGGCCTGATCGCCGAACGGATCGCGGGCATACCTTTCGCCGACCTCGTCCGGACCCGGGTGACCGAGCCCGCGGGCATGACGGACACGGCGTTCCTCCGCTCGGACGCGCTGCCCGCGCGGACGGCCACCGGCTACCTCGAAGACGGCCGCACCAACGTGTTCAGCCTTCCCGTCGTGGGCTTCGCCGACGGCGGGATCTACAGCACCGCGCCGGACTTCCGCAAGTTCTGGCCCGCCTTCCTCGACGGCCGGATCGTGCCGCGCGAGTGGGTGGACCGGATGCTGCGCCCGCACCCGGACGGCTACGGGCTCGGCTTCTGGCTGCCGCGGCCGGGTGTGGTGCACCTGAACGGCGGCGACCACGGCGTCACGTTCTGGAGCACGCACGAGCCGGGGTCCGGGCTCACCGCGACCTTGATCTCGAACAACCACCGAGGTGGCGGGCCCCTCCTGGGGTGGCTGGACGAGTTCTTCACGAAGGCTTGA
- a CDS encoding amino acid permease — protein sequence MDVSDQQTTPDDDAARLHQLGYAQELKRTMSAFSNFAVSFTIISILSGCLTLYGTGMKTGGPAAMIWGWVLVGFFVILVGLGMAEVCSSYPTAGGLYYWAAKLAPRNGAAWSWFTGWFNLVGQIAVTAGIDFGAALFLNAFLDLQWGFTATPGHTILLLAIILVVHGLLNTFGVRLVAILNNVSVWWHLIGVLVIVGVLTFVPAKHQDASFVFGEFVNKTGWTSPIYVFALGLLLAQYTLTGYDASAHMTEETKNAAKAGPRGIVTSILVSLVAGWILLIGLTFAIQDYDGAVGSGTGVPPAQIFIDATGVTTGKFLLLICIGAQLFCGMSSVTANSRMIYAFARDGAIPGSSFWHRINKRTQTPTNAVWLAAIGALVLALPYLWSATAYYAVTSIAVVGLYVAYVIPVFLRVRRGDSFEPGPWHLGKWGKPIGIIASIWVAFIFVLFMLPPASPVTVDSFNYTPIAFLVVLGGAALWWVVSARKWFTGPKVQGSEEELAAVEQELKELG from the coding sequence ATGGATGTTTCCGACCAGCAGACCACCCCCGACGACGACGCCGCCCGGCTGCACCAGCTGGGATACGCCCAAGAGCTCAAACGGACGATGTCGGCGTTCTCGAACTTCGCCGTCTCCTTCACGATCATTTCGATCCTCTCCGGCTGCCTCACGCTCTACGGCACCGGCATGAAGACCGGCGGGCCGGCCGCGATGATCTGGGGCTGGGTCCTGGTCGGCTTCTTCGTGATCCTCGTCGGCCTCGGCATGGCGGAGGTGTGCTCCAGCTACCCGACCGCGGGTGGGCTGTACTACTGGGCGGCGAAACTGGCCCCGCGCAACGGCGCGGCCTGGTCGTGGTTCACCGGCTGGTTCAACCTGGTCGGCCAGATCGCCGTCACGGCGGGCATCGACTTCGGCGCCGCGCTGTTCCTCAACGCGTTCCTGGATCTGCAATGGGGCTTCACCGCCACACCGGGACACACGATCCTGCTCCTGGCGATCATCCTCGTGGTGCACGGCCTGCTGAACACCTTCGGCGTCCGGCTCGTCGCGATCCTCAACAACGTCAGCGTGTGGTGGCACCTCATCGGGGTGCTGGTCATCGTGGGCGTGCTGACCTTCGTGCCCGCCAAGCACCAGGACGCCTCCTTCGTCTTCGGGGAGTTCGTCAACAAGACCGGCTGGACTTCGCCGATCTACGTGTTCGCGTTGGGCCTCCTGCTCGCGCAGTACACGTTGACGGGGTACGACGCTTCGGCGCACATGACGGAAGAGACGAAGAACGCCGCCAAGGCCGGGCCGCGCGGCATCGTCACCTCGATCCTCGTCTCCCTGGTCGCCGGCTGGATCCTGCTGATCGGCCTGACCTTCGCGATCCAGGACTACGACGGCGCGGTCGGCTCCGGGACCGGGGTGCCGCCCGCCCAGATCTTCATCGACGCCACCGGGGTCACCACCGGCAAGTTCCTCCTGCTCATCTGCATCGGCGCGCAGCTGTTCTGCGGGATGTCGTCCGTGACGGCGAACTCGCGGATGATCTACGCCTTCGCCCGTGACGGCGCGATCCCGGGCTCGAGCTTCTGGCACCGGATCAACAAACGCACCCAGACCCCCACCAACGCCGTCTGGCTCGCCGCCATCGGCGCCTTGGTCCTCGCCCTGCCGTACTTGTGGAGCGCGACGGCGTACTACGCGGTCACCTCGATCGCGGTCGTGGGTCTCTACGTCGCCTACGTGATTCCGGTGTTCCTCCGGGTCCGGCGGGGCGACTCGTTCGAACCTGGCCCGTGGCACCTCGGCAAGTGGGGGAAGCCGATCGGCATCATCGCGTCCATCTGGGTCGCGTTCATCTTCGTGCTGTTCATGCTTCCGCCGGCGTCGCCGGTGACCGTGGACTCCTTCAACTACACGCCGATCGCCTTCCTCGTGGTACTGGGCGGGGCCGCCCTGTGGTGGGTGGTTTCGGCCCGGAAGTGGTTCACCGGGCCGAAGGTGCAGGGTTCCGAGGAGGAACTGGCCGCGGTGGAACAGGAACTGAAGGAACTGGGCTGA
- a CDS encoding aromatic acid/H+ symport family MFS transporter encodes MSPGARGWVVPLAWTAVLLDGFDLVVLGTVLPVLLRGHVWGLTPATASVVSTVGLAGMMLGGLAIGTVTDVIGRRKALIISVTLFSVCTLLCAFAPSTFVFGLLRFVAGLGLGGCLPTAITLVTEYARHGKAGSATTTVMTGYHVGAVLTALLGIVLITPLGWRAMFVAGALPALVLVPLMLKFLPESEKFQRVRETERSAGHAVAGLFRGGLLRATIAFWVTSFMGLLLVYGLNTWLPEIMRQAGYPLGAALSLLLTLNVGGIVGLLVAGRVADRVGIRPSAIVWFCAGAVFLALLSVKLPAVGLYAAVFLTGCFVFSAQVLVYAYIGRIYPDAIRATGLGWSAGIGRIGAISGPLLGGALLTAGIAYPWGFYAFAAVGALGAAAVAVVRPGHRSPAPEVAIGAPAE; translated from the coding sequence ATGTCCCCTGGCGCTCGCGGCTGGGTCGTGCCCCTGGCCTGGACCGCCGTCCTGCTCGACGGGTTCGACCTGGTCGTCCTCGGCACGGTGCTGCCCGTGCTGCTCCGCGGCCACGTCTGGGGCCTGACCCCCGCCACGGCGTCGGTCGTGTCGACCGTGGGGCTCGCCGGGATGATGCTGGGCGGGCTGGCGATCGGCACGGTCACCGACGTCATCGGCCGCCGGAAGGCCCTGATCATCTCCGTGACGCTGTTCTCCGTCTGCACGCTGCTGTGCGCGTTCGCGCCGTCGACGTTCGTCTTCGGGCTGCTGCGGTTCGTCGCCGGGCTCGGCCTCGGCGGCTGCCTGCCGACGGCGATCACGCTGGTCACGGAGTACGCGCGCCACGGCAAGGCCGGCAGCGCGACGACCACGGTGATGACCGGCTACCACGTCGGCGCGGTGCTGACGGCGCTGCTGGGCATCGTGCTGATCACGCCGCTGGGCTGGCGCGCGATGTTCGTCGCCGGCGCGCTGCCCGCGCTGGTCCTGGTTCCGCTGATGCTGAAGTTCCTGCCGGAGTCCGAGAAGTTCCAGCGGGTCCGCGAAACCGAGCGGTCGGCCGGGCACGCCGTCGCCGGGCTGTTCCGCGGCGGCCTGCTGCGCGCGACGATCGCCTTCTGGGTCACCTCGTTCATGGGCCTGCTGCTGGTCTACGGCCTGAACACGTGGCTGCCGGAGATCATGCGCCAGGCCGGGTACCCGCTGGGCGCCGCGCTGAGCCTGCTGCTGACGCTGAACGTCGGCGGCATCGTGGGCCTGCTCGTCGCGGGCCGGGTCGCCGACCGCGTCGGCATCCGCCCGTCGGCCATCGTCTGGTTCTGCGCGGGCGCGGTGTTCCTCGCCCTGCTGAGCGTGAAACTGCCCGCGGTCGGGCTCTACGCGGCGGTGTTCCTGACCGGCTGCTTCGTGTTCAGCGCCCAGGTGCTGGTGTACGCCTACATCGGCCGGATCTACCCGGACGCGATCCGCGCGACCGGCCTCGGCTGGTCGGCGGGCATCGGCCGGATCGGCGCGATCTCGGGCCCGCTGCTCGGCGGCGCCCTGCTGACGGCCGGGATCGCCTACCCGTGGGGCTTCTACGCCTTCGCGGCCGTGGGCGCCCTGGGTGCGGCGGCTGTGGCGGTGGTCCGCCCCGGCCACCGCTCCCCGGCGCCGGAGGTCGCCATCGGCGCGCCCGCCGAGTGA
- a CDS encoding Na+/H+ antiporter, with protein MELLTLMGVLAGSLAVTAVARRYNLSAPLLVVVVALGVALIPGVPRLALEPELILTVVLPPLLYSTSLESSLTHFKTTLRPIITLGVVLVAVTAVVVAVVVHLLLPDVPFASALVLGAVVAPPDAVTAVAIGRKLGLPRRMMAVLTGESLVNDAAALTLYKVALAAVAGVAGSAGHGFAVFGVATVLGIAVGLVIGGAVVLIRRLLDDPLMESAFGIIVPFGAYVTAEHLHPFGDDFSGSGVLAVVAAGLYLGHRSLYASPATRMQDRSVWASIDVLLEALVFALMGLQLPVVLDGAHQAARDDGTLALVAVAVLAVTMLVRVPAVFVSAYLPRAMRLFGRGRTAPSWRVLAVVSWTGMRGVVTLAAAAGVPAETPGRAEIQLFAFTVAIGTVLLQGLTLPPLIRALKVEDPSEATRDEAEELAAREVAKKAAHDRLREISHERLAALDLPPERVTRLKERLERLIDMRYRFAKAAITLSGEEQSGSPQAQFAKARRELLITQRKAMIEENRAGRLDDEVLRKVLRELDLEELSVSATLTNRMG; from the coding sequence GTGGAACTTCTGACGCTGATGGGCGTGCTCGCCGGCTCGCTGGCGGTGACCGCGGTCGCGCGGCGCTACAACCTGTCCGCGCCGCTGCTGGTGGTGGTCGTCGCGCTCGGCGTCGCGCTGATCCCCGGCGTGCCGCGGCTGGCGCTCGAGCCGGAGCTGATCCTCACCGTCGTGCTGCCGCCGCTGCTCTACTCGACGTCGCTCGAGAGCTCGCTGACGCACTTCAAGACGACCCTGCGGCCGATCATCACGCTCGGCGTGGTGCTGGTGGCCGTGACCGCGGTGGTCGTCGCCGTCGTCGTGCACCTCCTGCTGCCGGACGTGCCGTTCGCGTCGGCGCTGGTCCTCGGCGCGGTCGTGGCGCCGCCGGACGCGGTGACGGCGGTGGCGATCGGGCGCAAGCTCGGCCTGCCCCGGCGGATGATGGCCGTGCTGACCGGCGAAAGCCTGGTGAACGACGCCGCCGCGCTGACGCTGTACAAGGTCGCGCTCGCCGCGGTCGCGGGCGTGGCCGGTTCGGCCGGGCACGGGTTCGCGGTGTTCGGGGTGGCGACCGTGCTGGGCATCGCGGTCGGCCTGGTGATCGGCGGCGCCGTCGTGCTGATCCGGCGGCTGCTCGACGACCCCCTGATGGAGTCGGCGTTCGGGATCATCGTGCCGTTCGGCGCGTACGTCACGGCCGAGCACCTGCACCCCTTCGGCGACGACTTCAGCGGGTCCGGCGTGCTCGCCGTCGTCGCGGCCGGCCTCTACCTCGGCCACCGCTCGCTGTACGCGTCCCCGGCGACCCGGATGCAGGACAGATCGGTGTGGGCATCGATCGACGTCCTGCTGGAAGCGCTGGTGTTCGCGCTGATGGGGCTGCAGCTGCCGGTCGTCCTGGACGGCGCCCACCAGGCGGCCCGCGACGACGGCACGCTCGCGCTGGTCGCGGTGGCCGTGCTGGCGGTGACCATGCTGGTCCGGGTTCCCGCGGTGTTCGTCTCCGCGTACCTGCCCCGGGCGATGCGGCTGTTCGGCCGCGGCCGAACGGCACCGTCGTGGCGGGTGCTGGCGGTGGTCTCGTGGACGGGCATGCGCGGCGTGGTCACGCTCGCCGCGGCGGCCGGCGTCCCGGCGGAAACCCCGGGACGCGCGGAAATCCAGCTGTTCGCGTTCACCGTGGCCATCGGCACGGTGCTGCTCCAGGGGCTGACGCTGCCGCCGCTGATCCGGGCGCTGAAGGTCGAGGACCCGTCCGAAGCCACCCGCGACGAAGCCGAAGAGCTGGCCGCGCGCGAAGTCGCCAAGAAGGCCGCGCACGACCGCCTGCGCGAGATCAGCCACGAGCGGCTGGCCGCCCTGGACCTGCCCCCGGAGCGCGTCACCCGGCTGAAAGAGCGGCTGGAACGGCTGATCGACATGCGCTACCGGTTCGCCAAGGCGGCGATCACGCTGTCCGGCGAGGAACAATCGGGCAGCCCGCAGGCGCAGTTCGCGAAGGCCCGGCGCGAACTGCTGATCACCCAGCGCAAGGCGATGATCGAGGAGAACCGCGCGGGCCGCCTCGACGACGAAGTGCTGCGGAAGGTGCTGCGCGAGCTGGATCTGGAGGAGCTGTCGGTCTCGGCGACCCTCACGAACCGGATGGGCTGA